The following is a genomic window from Mycobacteriales bacterium.
AGCCCGGCGACGTGCCGCTCCCCGTACCCGAGCCAGCAGATCCGCGCCGGCAAGCCCTGACCGCGTACCTTTTCGCGGGCAAAGCGGACCCAGCGCTGGAGCCCGTCGTCGTCCGGGAACGCCTCCAGCACCGCCCGGTCGGTCGCGGCGAGGTCGGCGTCGTCGCCGGACAGGCAGGCCCAGCGGAACGGCCCGGCCCCACGCGCGAACAGCGGGCGGATGTAGGCGACGACGAAGCCCGGGTAGGCGAAGGCGTCCGTGACCCCGGCTTCCAGGGCCTGGCCGCGCAGGCCGTTGCCGTAGTCGAAGGCGATGGCGCCGGCCGCTTGCAGCTCGAGGATCGCCCGGCAGTGCACCGCCATCGACGCCGTGGCCCGCTCGACGTACTCCCCCGGCTTGGCCCGGCGCAGCTCGACCGCCGCTTCGAGGTCGATGCCGGCCGGCACGTAGCCCGCCAGCGCGTCGTGCGCCGAGGTCTGGTCGGTTTCGACGTCAGGGGTCCAGCCCCGGGCGAGGAGGTCCGGGAGGACCTCGGCGGCATTCCCGATCACCGCCACCGACAAGGGCCGGCCGGCGGCACGCGCCCGCTCGACCCGGCCCAGCGCGTCGTCGAGCGAGGTCGCGATCTCGTCGAGATAGCCGCCGGCCAACCGGCGCCGGGCCCGCTCCGGGTCGACCTCGACGACCAACGCGACCCCGCCGTTGCCGGTGACCGCGAGCGGCTGGGCCCCGCCCATGCCGCCGAGCCCGGCGGTGAGCACGACCCGACCCGCGAGGGTGCCCCCGAAGTGGCGGGCCGCCACTTCCGCGAAGGTCGCATAGGTCCCCTGGAGGATGCCCTGGGTCCCGATGTAGATCCATGACCCGGCGGTCATCTGCCCGAACATCGTGAGGCCGAGATCCTCGAGCTCACGGAAGTACGACGGCGTCGCCCACTTCGGGACGACGAGCGCGTTGGCGATCAACACCCGAGGGGCGAACTCGTGGGTCCGCATGACGGCAACCGGCTTGCCGGACTGCACGAGGAGCGTGTCGTCCGGGGCCATCGTTCGAAGCGACTCGACGATGGCATCGAAACTGCGCCAGTCCCGAGCCGCCTTACCGGAGCCGCCGTAGACGACGAGGTCGTCGGGACGTTCGGCGACTTCCGGGTCGAGGTTGTTCTGGAGCATCCGCAGCGCCGCTTCCGCTCCCCAGCTTCGGGCCGAGCGCTCCGGTCCGCGCGGCGCCCGCACCACCCGCGCTCCCTGCATGGCCCGCTCCCTCCGTCCCCGCGACGGTATGCCGTCAGGGGTCGATATCGATCGCCGCTCGCTCCGCGAAGACCTCGGCCGCCCGCCGCGTGAGTTCGCCCGGCGTCGCGGCGAGCGCCGCCCCGTCGACCCAACGCACCGGCTGCACGTCCCGCAAAGTCGAAGCCAGGAACGCCTCGTCCGCGGACCGTAACGCGTCCAACGGAACCTCGACCTC
Proteins encoded in this region:
- the hutU gene encoding urocanate hydratase, encoding MQGARVVRAPRGPERSARSWGAEAALRMLQNNLDPEVAERPDDLVVYGGSGKAARDWRSFDAIVESLRTMAPDDTLLVQSGKPVAVMRTHEFAPRVLIANALVVPKWATPSYFRELEDLGLTMFGQMTAGSWIYIGTQGILQGTYATFAEVAARHFGGTLAGRVVLTAGLGGMGGAQPLAVTGNGGVALVVEVDPERARRRLAGGYLDEIATSLDDALGRVERARAAGRPLSVAVIGNAAEVLPDLLARGWTPDVETDQTSAHDALAGYVPAGIDLEAAVELRRAKPGEYVERATASMAVHCRAILELQAAGAIAFDYGNGLRGQALEAGVTDAFAYPGFVVAYIRPLFARGAGPFRWACLSGDDADLAATDRAVLEAFPDDDGLQRWVRFAREKVRGQGLPARICWLGYGERHVAGLAFDDLVARGELRAPVVIGRDHLDAGSVASPERETEAMRDGSDAIADWPVLNALLNTASGASWVSVHHGGGVGIGKSIHAGVVVVAEGGAESRRRLELVLTNDPGTGVVRHADAGYDIALDTARGVGVRMPLEPGTHPPAWQA